From the genome of Acropora palmata chromosome 4, jaAcrPala1.3, whole genome shotgun sequence, one region includes:
- the LOC141878375 gene encoding thyrotroph embryonic factor-like gives MSRRSSPSAPNQSDGESSDSGLDTMSSSTGNSFPSDYMDLDEFLSAQTHNGPGNEAVPKASESTANQRVACPTRAVVLAKTNSNQINEGTSVTNETAGKANDAIMLKTSSFSLKVDSSVLQSIPSNSTAQPSATNAIIQWCRSVGVPQQSDLKALDQTSGVAPSRRRRSAKYIYNPLPISKKADRKFVCQAEKDEKYWERRIKNNVAAKRSRDMRRQKEIEISEKFKSLERENENLKDEVQRLRVKAVELERKLANLQGGNV, from the exons ATGTCGAGGCGTTCAAGTCCTTCTGCGCCGAACCAGA GCGACGGTGAATCAAGCGATTCTGGACTTGATACTATGTCAAGCTCCACTGGGAATAGTTTTCCCTCTGATTACATGGATTTAGATGAATTTTTATCAGCACAAACTCACAATGGTCCAGGAAACGAGGCTGTACCAAAAGCAAGTGAATCCACTGCAAATCAACGGGTGGCCTGCCCTACGAGAGCAGTAGTGTTAGCTAAGACGAACTCGAATCAAATAAACGAGGGAACTTCGGTAACTAACGAGACAGCTGGTAAAGCGAACGATGCTATTATGCTGAAAACGTCTTCGTTCTCATTGAAAGTGGATTCCAGTGTGTTACAATCGATTCCGTCCAACTCGACAGCGCAGCCTTCAGCAACGAACGCAATTATTCAGTGGTGCAGGTCTGTGGGTGTACCTCAACAGTCCGATCTAAAGGCTTTGGATCAGACTTCAGGTGTTGCCCCTTCACGTAGGAGGCGAAGTGCGAAATATATCTACAATCCTCTTCCGATTTCGAAAAAGGCCGACAGAAAGTTTGTGTGTCAAGCCGAAAAGGATGAAAAATACTGGGAAAGGAGGATAAAAAACAATGTCGCCGCTAAGAGATCGAGAGACATGAGGCGACAGAAAGAAATCGAGATAAGTGAGAAGTTTAAATCGCTGGAAAGAGAAAACGAGAATTTGAAAGACGAAGTGCAGAGACTCAGAGTGAAAGCGGTTGAACTCGAAAGAAAACTAGCAAACCTTCAAGGTGGAAATGTGTGA